A genomic stretch from Setaria italica strain Yugu1 chromosome VII, Setaria_italica_v2.0, whole genome shotgun sequence includes:
- the LOC101786112 gene encoding uncharacterized protein LOC101786112: MALRPPELRWLGSLTRPGRLTPSPLAALASPRRRRRAPSPSPSPSPTDSSTPSTAPASAGGPGAEGLEGPEWKKVSAKRFGIKESMIPAEAWNVLHRLRSRGYDVYLVGGCVRDLIMKKTPKDFDIITTADLRQVKDTFSGSAVIVGRRFPICHVHENNSIVEVSSFNTCARGSSGSQIYNSKSQNCSKNDFVRWKNCQGRDFTINGLMFNPYSEKIYDYLGGIEDIKKAKVRTVIPAGTSFQEDCARILRAIRIAARLGFSFPKETAYYVRTLACSVARLDKGRILMEMNYMLAYGSAEASLRLLWRFGLLEHLLPFQAAYFSSTRFKRKDKGTNMLLVLFSKLDNFLAPNRPCHNSLWISLLAFHEALARQPCDPLVVATFALAFYLGGDMSLAVDIGKSINRQHDTSYRELLEPKVWADKHLVDEVQSFAALMKRVLTEMTDEYFVANAMAKIPQAPSSDLVFIPLQAYLKVLKFIECVQYGKKERGYEPKRDGKINYHNLSYGTNAEIRNLFTLVVFDTLYPTNMEDQHDGSS, encoded by the exons ATGGCCCTGCGCCCCCCCGAGCTGCGGTGGCTCGGCTCGCTCACCCGGCCCGGCCGCCTCACCCCGtccccgctcgcggcgctcgcctccccgcgccgccgccgccgcgcgccgtcccCGTCCCCTTCGCCCTCGCCCACCGACTCCTCCACCCCCTCCACCGCCCCCGCATCCGCCG GAGGGCCGGGTGCGGAGGGGTTGGAGGGTCCGGAGTGGAAGAAGGTCAGTGCGAAGCGGTTCGGGATCAAGGAGTCCATGATCCCTGCCGAGGCCTGGAACGTACTGCACCGCCTCCGCAGCAGAG GATATGATGTGTACCTTGTTGGTGGTTGTGTTCGAGATCTCATAATGAAGAAGACACCGAAAGATTTTGACATAATAACAACAGCTGATCTTAGGCAG GTGAAAGACACTTTCTCAGGATCAGCTGTTATCGTAGGAAGGCGTTTCCCCATATGCCATGTACATGAGAACAATTCCATCGTTGAG GTGTCTAGTTTTAATACTTGTGCAAGGGGGTCAAGTGGTAGCCAGATTTACAATTCAAAGAGCCAAAACTGTAGCAAGAATGATTTTGTTCGCTGGAAAAACTGCCAAGGGAGGGACTTCACAATAAATGG GTTAATGTTCAACCCATATTCAGAAAAGATCTATGATTACTTGGGAGGCATTGAAGATATTAAGAAAGCTAAG GTTCGTACTGTAATTCCTGCTGGCACTTCGTTCCAGGAGGACTGTG CCCGTATTCTACGTGCAATTAGAATTGCAGCTCGGTTAGGGTTTAGCTTCCCCAAAGAAACAGCTTATTATGTGAGAACACTTGCCTGCTCAGTGGCAAGACTTGACAAG GGAAGAATACTTATGGAGATGAACTATATGCTTGCTTATGGTTCAGCTGAAGCTTCTTTAAGGTTGCTTTGGAGATTTGGTCTTCTTGAGCATTTGTTGCCCTTTCAG GCAGCGTATTTCTCTTCGACTCGTTTTAAGAGGAAGGATAAAGGAACCAATATGCTACTT GTCTTATTTTCTAAGCTGGATAATTTTCTTGCACCCAACAGGCCATGCCATAATAGTCTATG GATAAGCCTTTTAGCTTTTCATGAAGCGTTGGCACGCCAACCATGTGATCCTTTGGTGGTGGCTACTTTTGCACTAGCCTTCTACCTGGGAGGTGATATGTCATTGGCAGTGGATATTGGAAAATCAATCAACCGGCAACATGATACTAGCTATCGAGAGCTCTTAGAACCCAAAGTCTGGGCTGATAAGCATTTGGTAGATGAAGTACAAAGCTTTGCTGCATTGATGAAGCGAGTGTTAACTGAAATGACTGATGAATATTTTGTTGCAAATGCTATGGCAAAAATTCCTCAAGCACCATCCTCAGATCTT GTATTTATACCGCTACAAGCATACCTGAAGGTTCTCAAATTCATCGAGTGTGTTCAATACGGCAA